From a region of the Apis cerana isolate GH-2021 linkage group LG13, AcerK_1.0, whole genome shotgun sequence genome:
- the LOC133665626 gene encoding uncharacterized protein LOC133665626 has translation MKTVVSVAYPSLDGRHRASILICFVFIIALPILASSHDQKNGHGSAYTSKSEDKMEFSKNSKDSKISLLDDESDDSGGEKDHKMSAKDVEENSPALAKFLDDVLKAQDDLKWIDQTVRNVNREKNLEKLNKKDIHPSSDYDKDTAGEQVPKDWTKSKDLCSLNDWLNFNKNLAGKRDKSANQMIHECETNQKNRFSSLSPEKSAKGDIKFNVRNQRDEARKKEAPSLESLKETILELKKNLKEADKKQHDNLKNEEDTADLEENENEKLEHKDRTTRAKNKHRKTENDDDVS, from the exons ATGAAGACGGTCGTGTCCGTGGCGTATCCATCGCTGGATGGTCGTCATCGAGCGTCGATACTGATTTGCTTCGTCTTTATCATCGCGTTACCGATCCTGGCCTCGAGCCACGATCAGAAGAATGGGCACGGGAGCGCGTACACGAGCAAATCGGAGGACAAGATGGAATTCTCCAAGAACTCCAAggattcgaaaatttccttGCTCGACGACGAGAGCGACGATTCCGGG GGTGAGAAGGATCACAAAATGTCCGCCAAGGACGTGGAGGAGAACAGTCCGGCGCTGGCCAAGTTCCTGGACGACGTTCTCAAGGCGCAGGACGATTTAAAGTGGATAGATCAAACCGTGCGTAACGTTAATCGCGAGAAGAATTTGGAGAA ATTGAACAAGAAAGATATTCATCCCTCTTCCGACTACGACAAAGACACGGCTGGAGAACAAGTTCCGAAAGATTGGACGAAATCGAAGGATCTTTGTTCTCTGAACGATTGGTTGAACTTCAACAAGAATCTCGCAGGGAAACGGGACAAATCGGCGAATCAAATGATCCACGAATGCGAaactaatcaaaaaaatagattta GTTCCTTGAGCCCCGAGAAAAGCGCGAAAGGGGATATCAAGTTTAACGTGAGAAATCAACGAGACGAAGCGCGGAAGAAGGAGGCGCCGTCGCTCGAATCTTTGAAGGAGACTATATtggaattgaagaaaaatctcAAGGAGGCGGACAAAAAGCAACacgacaatttaaaaaatgaggaGGATACCGCGGATCTCGAGGAGAACGAAAACGAGAAGTTGGAGCACAAAGATCGGACGACTCGCGCAAAGAACAAGCATCGGAAAACCGAGAACGACGATGACG TCTCCTAG